From Piliocolobus tephrosceles isolate RC106 chromosome 16, ASM277652v3, whole genome shotgun sequence, the proteins below share one genomic window:
- the KLHL11 gene encoding kelch-like protein 11 has protein sequence MAAAAVAAAAAAAAAASLQVLEMESMETAAAGSAGLAAEVRGSGTVDFGPGPGISAMEASGGDPGPEAEDFECSSHCSELSWRQNEQRRQGLFCDITLCFGGAGGREFRAHRSVLAAATEYFTPLLSGQFSESRSGRVEMRKWSSEPGPEPDTVEAVIEYMYTGRIRVSTGSVHEVLELADRFLLIRLKEFCGEFLKKKLHLSNCVAIHSLAHMYTLSQLALKAADMIRRNFHKVIQDEEFYTLPFHLIRDWLSDLEITVDSEEVLFETVLKWVQRNAEERERYFEELFKLLRLSQMKPTYLTRHVKPERLVANNEVCVKLVADAVERHALRAENIQSGTCQHPTSHVSLLPRYGQNMDVIMVIGGVSEGGDYLSECVGYFVDEDRWVNLPHIHNHLDGHAVAVTESYVYVAGSMEPGFAKTVERYNPNLNTWEHVCSLMTRKHSFGLTEVKGKLYSIGGHGNFSPGFKDVTVYNPELDKWHNLESAPKILRDVKALAIEDRFVYIAARTPVDRDTEDGLKAVITCYDTETRQWQDVESLPLIDNYCFFQMSVVNSNFYQTASCCPKSYCLENEEAVRKIASQVSDEILESLPPEVLSIEGAAICYYKDDVFIIGGWKNSDDIDKQYRKEAYRYCAERKRWMLLPPMPQPRCRATACHVRIPYRYLHGTQRYPMPQNLMWQKDRIRQMQEIHRHALNMRRVPSSQIEC, from the exons ATGGCGGCTGCGgctgtggcggcggcggcggcggcggccgcggctGCATCTCTTCAGGTGCTGGAGATGGAGAGCATGGAGACGGCCGCTGCCGGCTCGGCAGGCCTGGCCGCCGAGGTCCGAGGCAGCGGCACGGTGGACTTCGGGCCTGGGCCAGGGATCTCTGCAATGGAGGCGAGCGGGGGCGATCCGGGCCCAGAAGCCGAGGATTTCGAGTGCAGCTCTCACTGTTCAGAGCTGTCCTGGCGGCAGAACGAGCAGCGACGCCAGGGCCTCTTCTGCGACATTACCCTGTGCTTCGGCGGGGCTGGAGGCCGCGAGTTCCGGGCCCACCGCTCGGTACTGGCTGCCGCCACCGAGTACTTCACGCCCCTGCTCTCGGGCCAGTTTTCCGAGTCCCGCTCGGGACGGGTGGAGATGCGCAAGTGGAGCTCCGAGCCGGGGCCCGAACCCGACACTGTGGAAGCCGTTATCGAGTACATGTACACCGGGCGCATCCGCGTCAGCACGGGCAGCGTGCACGAGGTGCTGGAGTTGGCCGACAG gTTCCTACTCATTCGTTTAAAAGAATTTTGTGGAGAATTTCTCAAGAAAAAACTTCATCTCTCAAATTGTGTGGCAATTCATAGCTTAGCCCACATGTACACCCTGAGCCAACTTGCTCTGAAGGCTGCTGATATGATACGGAGAAATTTCCACAAAGTGATTCAGGATGAAGAATTTTATACGTTACCTTTCCATCTCATTAGAGACTGGCTTTCAGATTTGGAAATTACAGTTGATTCTGAAGAGGTTCTCTTTGAAACCGTTTTGAAATGGGTTCAGAGAAAtgctgaagagagagagagatactttGAAGAACTTTTTAAATTGCTCAGGTTGTCCCAGATGAAACCTACCTACCTTACTCGACATGTCAAACCAGAGAGGCTGGTAGCCAATAATGAAGTTTGTGTCAAGTTGGTGGCTGACGCAGTGGAGAGACATGCTCTGAGAGCTGAGAATATACAGTCGGGCACATGCCAGCACCCCACTTCTCATGTCTCACTATTGCCTCGTTATGGGCAAAACATGGATGTGATCATGGTTATTGGAGGTGTGTCAGAAGGAGGGGACTATTTAAGTGAATGTGTGGGATATTTTGTTGATGAGGACAGATGGGTAAACCTGCCACATATTCATAATCACCTCGATGGACATGCTGTTGCAGTAACAGAATCCTACGTGTATGTTGCTGGATCAATGGAGCCAGGGTTTGCTAAAACTGTTGAAAGGTATAACCCAAATTTGAATACTTGGGAACATGTTTGTAGTCTGATGACAAGAAAGCATTCTTTTGGACTAACAGAAGTCAAAGGGAAGCTCTATAGCATTGGAGGACATGGCAACTTTAGTCCTGGTTTTAAAGATGTGACTGTTTATAATCCTGAGCTTGATAAATGGCACAACTTGGAATCGGCACCAAAGATTCTTCGAGATGTCAAAGCACTAGCCATTGAAGACCGGTTTGTATACATTGCTGCCCGCACTCCTGTAGACCGGGacactgaagatggattaaaggctgtAATTACTTGCTATGATACAGAGACTCGACAGTGGCAAGATGTGGAATCTTTGCCCCTTATTGACAATTACTGCTTTTTCCAAATGTCTGTGGTCAATTCAAACTTTTATCAGACAGCATCATGTTGTCCCAAGAGTTATTGTTTAGAAAACGAAGAAGCCGTAAGAAAAATTGCCAGCCAAGTGTCTGATGAGATCCTTGAAAGCTTGCCTCCAGAAGTCCTAAGCATCGAAGGAGCAGCCATTTGCTATTACAAAGATGATGTCTTCATTATAGGAGGCTGGAAAAACAGTGATGATATTGATAAACAGTATCGGAAAGAAGCCTACCGATACTGTGCTGAGAGGAAGAGGTGGATGCTTCTTCCTCCTATGCCACAACCTCGTTGTAGAGCCACTGCTTGTCACGTGAGGATCCCATACCGGTACTTGCATGGCACACAGAGATATCCTATGCCTCAAAACCTGATGTGGCAGAAGGACCGCATCAGACAGATGCAAGAGATACATCGTCACGCCCTGAACATGCGGCGAGTGCCAAGCTCTCAGATAGAATGCTAG
- the KLHL10 gene encoding kelch-like protein 10 isoform X2 gives MMKLIIEYAYTRTVPITPDNVEKLLAAADQFNIMGIVRGCCEFLKSELCLDNCIGICKFTDYYYCPELRQKAYMFILHNFEEMVKVSAEFLELSVTELKDIIEKDELNVKQEDAVFEAILKWISHDPQNRKQYISILLPKVRLALMHAEYFMNNVKMNDYVKDSEECKPVIINALKAMYDLNMNGPSNSDFTNPLTRPRLPYAILFAIGGWSGGSPTNAIEAYDARADRWVNVTCEEESPRAYHGAAYLKGYVYIIGGFDSVDYFNSVKRFDPVKKTWHQVAPMHSRRCYVSVTVLSNFIYAMGGFDGYVRLNTAERYEPETNQWTLIAPMHEQRSDASATTLYGKVYICGGFNGNECLFTAEVYNTESNQWTVIAPMRSRRSGIGVIAYGEHVYAVGGFDGANRLRSAEAYSPVANTWRTIPTMFNPRSNFGIEVVDDLLFVVGGFNGFTTTFNVECYDEKTDEWYDAHDMSIYRSALSCCVVPGLANVGEYAARRDNFPGLALRDEVKYSASTSTLPV, from the exons ATGATGAAGCTGATCATTGAGTATGCATACACCCGGACCGTGCCTATCACACCGGACAATGTGGAGAAACTGCTTGCTGCCGCGGATCAGTTTAACATCATGGGTATTGTCAGGGGTTGCTGCGAGTTCCTCAAGTCGGAGCTGTGCTTGGATAATTGTATCGGCATCTGTAAGTTCACAGACTACTACTACTGTCCTGAGCTGAGGCAGAAGGCCTACATGTTCATACTGCACAACTTCGAGGAGATGGTGAAAGTCTCTGCAGAATTTTTAGAGCTCTCGGTCACTGAACTTAAGGATATTATCGAGAAAGATGAGCTCAATGTCAAACAGGAAGATGCTGTATTTGAGGCCATTTTAAAGTGGATTTCTCATGACCCCCAAAATAGAAAGCAGTACATTTCAATTTTGCTTCCTAAG GTTCGCCTGGCCCTAATGCATGCTGAGTACTTCATGAACAATGTTAAGATGAATGACTATGTCAAAGATAGTGAGGAATGCAAACCAGTCATCATTAATGCCCTAAAGGCCATGTATGACCTCAACATGAACGGACCCTCTAATTCTGATTTCACCAACCCACTCACCAGACCCCGCTTGCCCTATGCCATCCTCTTTGCAATTGGTGGCTGGAGTGGTGGGAGCCCCACCAATGCTATTGAGGCATATGACGCTCGGGCAGACAGATGGGTGAACGTTACTTGTGAGGAAGAGAGTCCCCGTGCCTACCATGGGGCAGCCTATTTGAAAGGCTATGTGTATATCATTGGGGGGTTTGATAGTGTAGACTATTTCAATAGTGTTAAGCGTTTTGACCCAGTCAAGAAAACATGGCATCAAGTGGCCCCGATGCACTCCAGACGTTGCTATGTCAGTGTGACAGTCCTCAGCAATTTTATTTATGCCATGGGAGGATTTGATGGCTATGTGCGTCTAAACACTGCTGAACGTTATGAGCCAGAGACCAATCAATGGACACTCATCGCCCCCATGCACGAACAGAGGAGTGATGCAAGTGCCACAACACTCTATGGGAAG GTCTACATATGTGGTGGGTTTAATGGAAACGAGTGCCTATTTACAGCGGAAGTGTACAACACTGAAAGTAATCAGTGGACAGTCATAGCACCCATGAGAAGCAGGAGGAGTGGAATAGGTGTGATTGCTTATGGAGAACATGTATATGCG GTAGGTGGCTTTGACGGAGCTAATCGACTTAGGAGTGCAGAAGCCTACAGCCCTGTGGCTAACACTTGGCGCACAATCCCCACTATGTTTAATCCTCGTAGCAATTTTGGCATCGAGGTGGTGGACGACCTCTTGTTCGTGGTGGGTGGCTTTAATGGTTTTACCACCACCTTTAATGTTGAGTGCTATGACGAAAAGACCGATGAGTGGTATGATGCTCACGACATGAGCATATACCGCAGTGCTCTGAGTTGCTGTGTAGTACCAGGGCTGGCTAATGTTGGGGAATATGCAGCTAGACGGGACAACTTCCCAGGATTAGCACTGCGAGATGAAGTAAAATATTCTGCTTCGACAAGTACCCTACCTGTATGA
- the KLHL10 gene encoding kelch-like protein 10 isoform X1, with amino-acid sequence MEMESAAASTRFHQPHMERKMSAMACEIFNELRLEGKLCDVVIKVNGFEFSAHKNILCSCSSYFRALFTSGWNNTEKKVYNIPGISPDMMKLIIEYAYTRTVPITPDNVEKLLAAADQFNIMGIVRGCCEFLKSELCLDNCIGICKFTDYYYCPELRQKAYMFILHNFEEMVKVSAEFLELSVTELKDIIEKDELNVKQEDAVFEAILKWISHDPQNRKQYISILLPKVRLALMHAEYFMNNVKMNDYVKDSEECKPVIINALKAMYDLNMNGPSNSDFTNPLTRPRLPYAILFAIGGWSGGSPTNAIEAYDARADRWVNVTCEEESPRAYHGAAYLKGYVYIIGGFDSVDYFNSVKRFDPVKKTWHQVAPMHSRRCYVSVTVLSNFIYAMGGFDGYVRLNTAERYEPETNQWTLIAPMHEQRSDASATTLYGKVYICGGFNGNECLFTAEVYNTESNQWTVIAPMRSRRSGIGVIAYGEHVYAVGGFDGANRLRSAEAYSPVANTWRTIPTMFNPRSNFGIEVVDDLLFVVGGFNGFTTTFNVECYDEKTDEWYDAHDMSIYRSALSCCVVPGLANVGEYAARRDNFPGLALRDEVKYSASTSTLPV; translated from the exons ATGGAGATGGAGAGCGCGGCGGCCTCCACACGTTTCCACCAGCCTCACATGGAGAGGAAGATGAGTGCGATGGCCTGTGAGATCTTCAACGAGCTTAGACTAGAGGGCAAGCTCTGTGACGTGGTCATCAAGGTCAATGGCTTTGAGTTCAGTGCCCATAAGAACATCCTTTGTAGCTGCAGTTCCTACTTTAG agcTTTGTTTACAAGTGGCTGGAACAACACTGAAAAGAAGGTATACAACATCCCTGGCATTTCTCCCGACATGATGAAGCTGATCATTGAGTATGCATACACCCGGACCGTGCCTATCACACCGGACAATGTGGAGAAACTGCTTGCTGCCGCGGATCAGTTTAACATCATGGGTATTGTCAGGGGTTGCTGCGAGTTCCTCAAGTCGGAGCTGTGCTTGGATAATTGTATCGGCATCTGTAAGTTCACAGACTACTACTACTGTCCTGAGCTGAGGCAGAAGGCCTACATGTTCATACTGCACAACTTCGAGGAGATGGTGAAAGTCTCTGCAGAATTTTTAGAGCTCTCGGTCACTGAACTTAAGGATATTATCGAGAAAGATGAGCTCAATGTCAAACAGGAAGATGCTGTATTTGAGGCCATTTTAAAGTGGATTTCTCATGACCCCCAAAATAGAAAGCAGTACATTTCAATTTTGCTTCCTAAG GTTCGCCTGGCCCTAATGCATGCTGAGTACTTCATGAACAATGTTAAGATGAATGACTATGTCAAAGATAGTGAGGAATGCAAACCAGTCATCATTAATGCCCTAAAGGCCATGTATGACCTCAACATGAACGGACCCTCTAATTCTGATTTCACCAACCCACTCACCAGACCCCGCTTGCCCTATGCCATCCTCTTTGCAATTGGTGGCTGGAGTGGTGGGAGCCCCACCAATGCTATTGAGGCATATGACGCTCGGGCAGACAGATGGGTGAACGTTACTTGTGAGGAAGAGAGTCCCCGTGCCTACCATGGGGCAGCCTATTTGAAAGGCTATGTGTATATCATTGGGGGGTTTGATAGTGTAGACTATTTCAATAGTGTTAAGCGTTTTGACCCAGTCAAGAAAACATGGCATCAAGTGGCCCCGATGCACTCCAGACGTTGCTATGTCAGTGTGACAGTCCTCAGCAATTTTATTTATGCCATGGGAGGATTTGATGGCTATGTGCGTCTAAACACTGCTGAACGTTATGAGCCAGAGACCAATCAATGGACACTCATCGCCCCCATGCACGAACAGAGGAGTGATGCAAGTGCCACAACACTCTATGGGAAG GTCTACATATGTGGTGGGTTTAATGGAAACGAGTGCCTATTTACAGCGGAAGTGTACAACACTGAAAGTAATCAGTGGACAGTCATAGCACCCATGAGAAGCAGGAGGAGTGGAATAGGTGTGATTGCTTATGGAGAACATGTATATGCG GTAGGTGGCTTTGACGGAGCTAATCGACTTAGGAGTGCAGAAGCCTACAGCCCTGTGGCTAACACTTGGCGCACAATCCCCACTATGTTTAATCCTCGTAGCAATTTTGGCATCGAGGTGGTGGACGACCTCTTGTTCGTGGTGGGTGGCTTTAATGGTTTTACCACCACCTTTAATGTTGAGTGCTATGACGAAAAGACCGATGAGTGGTATGATGCTCACGACATGAGCATATACCGCAGTGCTCTGAGTTGCTGTGTAGTACCAGGGCTGGCTAATGTTGGGGAATATGCAGCTAGACGGGACAACTTCCCAGGATTAGCACTGCGAGATGAAGTAAAATATTCTGCTTCGACAAGTACCCTACCTGTATGA